The Chondrinema litorale genome includes a window with the following:
- a CDS encoding N-acetylmuramoyl-L-alanine amidase family protein, with product MNIVLDYGHGGIDSYGKYTTAPHKMFTYPTGEVAYEGFFNRQIGGLVEIYLRSHYPQYNVITTVKATDYRDVHLSYRVKVANEFNPEETIFISLHSNASFEHTARGFEIYTTKGITKSDGLATCIGDSVKKYYDEMGLRVRQDYISDGDIDKELDFYVLRKTRCPAVLIEALFFDCWDDYIILKDPAYQKEFAWNVYLGIIKYLNNL from the coding sequence ATGAATATTGTACTAGACTACGGGCATGGTGGTATTGATAGTTACGGAAAATACACCACTGCACCTCACAAAATGTTTACTTACCCAACTGGAGAAGTAGCTTACGAAGGTTTTTTTAATAGGCAAATTGGTGGATTGGTTGAGATATATCTGAGATCGCATTACCCTCAATACAATGTTATTACCACTGTAAAAGCTACAGACTACAGAGATGTTCACCTATCTTATAGGGTTAAAGTGGCTAATGAGTTTAATCCCGAAGAAACCATATTTATCTCTTTGCATTCCAATGCTTCTTTTGAGCATACAGCTAGGGGTTTCGAAATTTACACTACGAAAGGTATTACCAAAAGTGATGGCTTGGCTACTTGTATTGGCGACTCTGTAAAAAAATATTATGATGAAATGGGGCTGAGAGTAAGACAAGATTATATAAGTGATGGTGATATTGATAAAGAGCTAGATTTTTATGTGCTCAGAAAAACTAGATGTCCCGCTGTACTCATCGAAGCATTGTTTTTCGATTGTTGGGATGATTACATTATTTTAAAAGACCCTGCTTACCAGAAAGAATTTGCTTGGAATGTTTATTTGGGCATTATTAAGTATTTGAATAATTTATGA
- a CDS encoding DUF4038 domain-containing protein — protein MKKHVTTYSILAITLLLLACNKEEAEEPLDKIPQWSTYEITLTSEGDYKNPYTDVEVWAVFENQDKETLKRPAFWDGDKTWKLRFAPPDSNAVWTWQTFASNETDKGLNGKTGKIQSVAYEGDNELLKHGLLQMSQGKRNVVHQDKTSFLVVGDTPWSIPFRATKEQVEIYAKDRQQKGFNAALLMSVQPDMKAEGPDKRNTELGFKRGFTDLSDGHINNLVPSYFQYMDTLMNILIDHEIVPVYQPVFHGFGWKGLDVLGNYVEPEEYVRYCKYLLARYGSQPAFWLIAGDNGGDDPGVKESGEMLEEWDAYHQPTGLHYNPCDDYVAPWAVDNPIKDCEHYNKVHQAETWLDFQWAQTGHNGEHLYHKVERMYENKPTKASMNGEPTYEGVNFGQNGLGWWQGEEAWMQLMSGGTMGVVYGAAALWQWKVSPEEEGWSAWASQNKSWKEAMHQEGANYVGLVSKALGNLDIVDIEKRWDLTTNNQPLLAKEDKLYISYLNNGGEIKINSIPAGLKYHWFNPKNGAIEQQGTTDASQSVFTAPSNAPWVLIIGG, from the coding sequence ATGAAAAAACACGTTACTACCTATTCTATCTTAGCTATAACTCTGTTACTATTAGCTTGTAATAAAGAAGAAGCTGAAGAACCGCTAGATAAAATTCCTCAATGGAGCACTTATGAGATTACACTCACTTCCGAAGGAGATTATAAAAACCCTTATACCGATGTAGAAGTCTGGGCAGTTTTCGAAAATCAAGATAAAGAAACATTAAAGAGACCCGCTTTTTGGGATGGTGATAAAACATGGAAATTGCGATTTGCACCACCAGATTCTAATGCTGTTTGGACATGGCAAACTTTTGCTTCTAATGAAACAGACAAAGGACTCAATGGCAAAACCGGTAAAATTCAGTCTGTAGCATACGAAGGTGATAATGAGCTACTAAAACATGGTTTGTTACAAATGTCTCAAGGGAAAAGGAATGTGGTACATCAAGATAAAACTTCGTTTTTAGTAGTAGGTGACACACCTTGGTCGATTCCGTTTAGAGCTACCAAAGAGCAGGTGGAGATTTATGCAAAAGATAGGCAGCAAAAGGGATTTAATGCAGCTTTATTGATGTCTGTTCAACCAGATATGAAAGCTGAAGGACCAGATAAAAGAAATACAGAATTGGGCTTTAAAAGAGGATTTACTGATTTATCAGATGGACATATCAATAATCTAGTTCCAAGTTATTTTCAGTATATGGATACTCTAATGAACATACTCATAGATCATGAGATTGTGCCCGTTTACCAACCAGTATTCCATGGTTTTGGCTGGAAAGGCTTAGATGTGTTAGGCAATTATGTAGAGCCAGAGGAATATGTGAGATACTGTAAATACTTATTGGCCAGATATGGCAGTCAACCAGCTTTTTGGCTAATTGCTGGCGATAACGGGGGAGACGATCCCGGTGTAAAAGAAAGTGGAGAAATGCTCGAAGAATGGGATGCTTACCACCAACCTACAGGTTTGCATTATAACCCTTGCGACGATTATGTAGCTCCATGGGCAGTAGACAATCCGATTAAAGATTGTGAACATTATAACAAAGTACACCAAGCAGAAACATGGTTAGATTTCCAGTGGGCACAAACCGGGCATAATGGTGAGCATCTGTATCATAAAGTGGAAAGGATGTATGAGAACAAACCCACTAAAGCAAGCATGAACGGAGAACCAACTTACGAAGGTGTAAATTTTGGACAAAACGGTTTAGGTTGGTGGCAAGGAGAAGAAGCTTGGATGCAACTTATGTCTGGCGGTACAATGGGAGTAGTTTATGGAGCGGCAGCTTTGTGGCAGTGGAAAGTTTCGCCAGAAGAAGAAGGTTGGTCTGCATGGGCAAGCCAAAACAAATCTTGGAAAGAAGCCATGCATCAAGAAGGTGCCAACTATGTGGGTTTGGTATCAAAAGCACTAGGTAATTTAGACATCGTCGATATAGAAAAACGTTGGGATTTAACAACCAATAATCAACCTTTGCTCGCAAAAGAAGATAAGCTATACATTAGCTATTTAAACAATGGAGGAGAAATAAAAATTAACTCAATCCCTGCCGGACTAAAATACCATTGGTTTAACCCAAAAAATGGAGCTATTGAGCAACAAGGAACAACAGATGCATCCCAATCAGTTTTTACTGCGCCAAGCAATGCGCCTTGGGTTTTAATTATTGGTGGCTAA
- a CDS encoding SH3 domain-containing protein — MIKQTSIFLLIVLLSACNPMLKPSTNVNIRKYPDSKAELLGTAEEGEKYTLLAKTSFADTLNFKNGEKPSSPWYLIETKDGVDGWIFGYFTDKIRKPEEVQTVQKSLFLNDWVKLSPLSLKDTIRRESVKNMRKETLQLSFSTAPSFPYPQATIPGKQNKLGIVGADYDRNVGKVLYALRFLPITTAVEERYFLPSGLLLCMIIQESSGLPFLPNSLDDGGIGLCHMQPSIASEFGLVCFEKATMHRDEEFGRKLRDLVEKNREYPFSLFQADERFNPLLNLDAAGRMMATYMAAGANPAYGGPLRSAVARYSGKYNFKHYWESLIIYMSLLHDTSFLNKAEAMFNFENSITLKEYLLAWQAYHQDYLQLEEYKKQKQFLPENAPIVMETYYRHMVK, encoded by the coding sequence ATGATTAAACAAACCAGTATTTTTTTACTCATAGTATTACTTTCAGCTTGTAATCCTATGCTAAAGCCTTCTACCAATGTAAATATTAGAAAGTATCCTGATAGCAAAGCAGAATTGTTAGGCACCGCAGAAGAAGGTGAAAAATACACTTTACTAGCTAAAACATCATTTGCAGATACACTTAATTTTAAAAATGGAGAAAAGCCATCTTCGCCTTGGTACCTCATAGAAACTAAAGATGGTGTTGATGGATGGATATTTGGCTATTTTACTGATAAGATTCGAAAACCAGAAGAGGTACAAACAGTACAAAAAAGCTTATTTTTAAACGATTGGGTTAAATTATCTCCACTTTCATTAAAAGATACTATTCGCAGAGAATCAGTAAAAAACATGAGAAAAGAAACTCTGCAATTGTCTTTTTCTACTGCACCTTCTTTTCCATATCCACAAGCAACTATACCGGGTAAACAAAACAAACTTGGTATTGTAGGTGCAGATTACGATCGTAACGTAGGTAAAGTGTTATATGCTTTGCGCTTTTTACCCATTACTACTGCTGTTGAGGAAAGATACTTTTTGCCTTCGGGTTTATTGCTCTGCATGATAATACAAGAGAGTAGTGGCTTGCCATTTTTACCAAATAGCCTAGACGATGGTGGAATTGGTTTATGCCACATGCAGCCTTCAATTGCTAGTGAATTTGGGTTAGTTTGTTTCGAAAAAGCGACCATGCATCGCGATGAGGAATTCGGAAGAAAGCTGAGAGATTTGGTTGAAAAAAATAGAGAGTATCCATTTTCTCTTTTTCAAGCAGATGAACGCTTTAATCCATTATTAAATTTAGATGCTGCCGGTAGAATGATGGCAACTTATATGGCAGCAGGGGCAAACCCTGCTTATGGTGGACCTTTACGATCTGCTGTAGCACGTTACTCTGGCAAATACAATTTTAAGCACTATTGGGAAAGCCTTATTATTTATATGTCTTTGCTGCACGATACCTCATTTCTTAACAAAGCAGAGGCGATGTTTAACTTCGAAAACTCCATTACACTAAAAGAATATTTGTTAGCTTGGCAGGCTTACCATCAAGATTATTTGCAATTAGAAGAATACAAAAAGCAAAAGCAATTTTTACCAGAAAATGCTCCAATAGTAATGGAAACTTATTATAGGCACATGGTGAAGTGA
- a CDS encoding DeoR/GlpR family DNA-binding transcription regulator → MHKEERHHFIIEELRTYNKVKSIDLSERLSVSEDTIRRDLKELSDKGQLKKVHGGAMSSSFSSFQSSLENIYAHSSKVKIVRKALSLIEDDQVIIIDGGTTNYELAKIIPYELKATIFTNALSVALALCDHPELDVCLLGGKLHKSSNLTIGLDVINYLSDIHADICFVGMTGLHTKVGLTENDREEAITKRSMIARSNKVVSLCISEKLGKVQPFKIETLDKLDVLVTELDNNHYSLAPFRRAGLEIL, encoded by the coding sequence ATGCATAAAGAGGAAAGACACCACTTTATAATAGAAGAACTAAGAACTTACAATAAAGTAAAATCTATAGATCTAAGTGAAAGACTTAGTGTTTCAGAAGACACTATTCGTAGAGATTTAAAAGAATTATCTGATAAAGGACAGCTTAAAAAAGTACATGGTGGTGCAATGTCTAGCTCCTTTTCTTCTTTTCAATCTTCTCTTGAAAATATATATGCGCATAGCAGTAAAGTAAAGATAGTTAGAAAAGCACTATCTTTAATTGAAGATGACCAAGTAATTATTATAGATGGAGGAACAACTAATTATGAGTTGGCCAAAATTATCCCTTACGAGTTAAAAGCAACAATATTTACAAATGCCCTTTCAGTTGCGCTTGCGCTTTGTGATCACCCCGAGCTCGATGTTTGTTTATTGGGTGGTAAACTACACAAAAGCTCTAATCTTACAATTGGTTTAGATGTAATTAACTATCTCTCAGATATTCATGCTGATATTTGTTTTGTGGGCATGACAGGTTTACATACAAAAGTTGGCCTTACTGAAAATGATAGGGAAGAAGCCATTACTAAAAGATCGATGATTGCACGAAGCAATAAAGTGGTTTCACTTTGCATTTCAGAAAAACTTGGAAAAGTACAACCTTTTAAAATAGAGACTTTAGACAAACTAGATGTTTTAGTAACTGAACTTGATAACAATCATTACTCATTAGCACCATTTAGAAGAGCTGGTTTAGAAATCTTATAG
- a CDS encoding SusC/RagA family TonB-linked outer membrane protein has translation MKKGLIISLIFLVACSQILLAQDLVKGRVTSSEDNEPLPGVSIVVQGTNKGTTTDLDGNFSVQATSEDVLLFSYIGYLKQSITVGTQTTIDVSLVPDAQQLDEVVVTALGIERDEKALSYAQQTISADDIRTARDVNFVNSLAGKAAGVSIQKSSSGTGGSTKIVLRGNKSLSGDSQPLFVIDGIPMANNKGGQPGMWGGNDEGDGLSQINPDDIESVSILRGANAAALYGSQGANGVVLITTKKGKEGKAVVTFNTGVTFENVMAKPQLQFDYGSVGGAKESWSYEKGDYADNYVDDFFQTGVNAINTITISGGNDKTTAYFSYGNTSSKGIIPKNTYQKNNFTLKQSTKMANNKLTISSSIMLMQEEVKNRPPAGYYLNPLTGLYFFPRDRDFESFKNNYEVFDETRNMNLQNWFVSDHHQSNPYWLINKQPRTDATKRVIASIPIKYEFNDKLSVQVRGNYDYAEKLNEQKFYAGGNATNIGANGRWSYQKYNDELVYGDAIITYNNTFGDFSLNGVAGTSYQQSTYGDGVSVDTETNSLLYPNEFFFQNLPTNVQVQSVYTSKLIKEAVFLNATLGFKEVVYLDFSGRNDWASTLAGTGNDSYFYPAVGLTGIISDMVVLPDFISFAKVRVSYSEVGNEVPFNRINPQHTINSGGGVDRNTERPFTNLKPEMIRSVELGTNWRFLNGRVGFDFTYYNLNSQDQFIRLPAPSGSGYSYYYVNAGEVVNKGVEITLETTPLTSQDAEWTSTFNFSRNVNEIVELHPDLSDKIYLSDSEGFQSVIEAGGSFNDIYVYKFQRDDQGRIILDSSTGTPLKTAEPEYIGNLNPKFSLGWTNGVSYKNFALNFLIYANIGGKVVSQTEAMLDGYGVSKRSGDARDAGGVTIDAVQDDVPVTTIDPRSYYTTIGDRNGIKEPYVYDRTNIRLTQFSLSYNINTTSLNIPVKAASISFVGQNLFFFYKKAPFDPELAMSTSTDFQSLDNFNLPSTRTFGFNLKLTL, from the coding sequence ATGAAAAAAGGCTTAATTATTAGTCTGATTTTTCTTGTTGCCTGTAGTCAAATACTGCTCGCGCAAGATCTTGTTAAAGGAAGAGTCACCAGCTCAGAAGACAATGAACCCCTACCGGGTGTAAGTATTGTTGTTCAAGGTACCAACAAAGGTACTACAACCGACTTGGATGGTAATTTCTCCGTTCAGGCAACCAGCGAAGACGTATTGCTATTTTCCTACATTGGTTATCTAAAACAAAGTATAACTGTAGGTACACAAACTACAATTGATGTTTCTCTAGTACCAGATGCGCAACAACTAGATGAAGTTGTTGTTACAGCTCTTGGTATAGAAAGAGACGAAAAAGCACTTTCTTATGCACAGCAAACAATTAGTGCAGACGACATTAGAACAGCCCGCGATGTAAACTTTGTTAATAGTTTAGCAGGTAAAGCAGCAGGTGTTTCTATTCAGAAAAGTAGCTCAGGTACAGGTGGTTCAACCAAAATTGTACTTAGAGGTAATAAATCGTTAAGTGGAGATAGCCAGCCTCTTTTTGTGATTGATGGTATACCAATGGCAAATAATAAAGGTGGCCAACCCGGTATGTGGGGTGGAAACGACGAAGGCGATGGTCTTTCTCAAATAAACCCAGACGATATTGAAAGTGTAAGTATTTTAAGAGGTGCGAATGCTGCTGCACTTTATGGTAGCCAAGGTGCAAATGGTGTAGTACTTATAACAACCAAAAAAGGTAAAGAAGGCAAAGCAGTAGTAACATTTAATACCGGTGTAACTTTCGAAAATGTAATGGCAAAGCCTCAACTTCAATTCGATTACGGAAGTGTTGGGGGAGCTAAAGAAAGTTGGTCTTATGAAAAAGGAGATTATGCAGATAACTATGTAGATGATTTTTTCCAAACTGGTGTAAATGCTATTAATACAATAACAATAAGTGGCGGAAACGATAAAACAACTGCTTATTTTTCTTATGGTAATACATCGTCTAAAGGTATAATACCTAAAAATACTTATCAGAAAAATAACTTCACATTAAAGCAGTCTACTAAAATGGCTAACAACAAGTTGACCATAAGTTCTAGTATCATGCTAATGCAAGAAGAAGTTAAAAATAGACCGCCAGCTGGTTATTACTTAAACCCACTTACAGGTTTATATTTCTTCCCTCGTGACAGAGATTTTGAATCTTTCAAAAATAATTACGAAGTTTTTGATGAGACTAGAAACATGAATTTGCAAAACTGGTTTGTAAGTGATCACCATCAATCAAACCCTTATTGGTTAATAAACAAACAGCCAAGAACAGATGCAACTAAGCGTGTTATTGCCAGTATTCCTATCAAATATGAGTTTAATGATAAATTAAGCGTACAAGTTAGAGGAAACTACGATTATGCTGAAAAATTAAATGAGCAAAAGTTTTATGCAGGTGGTAACGCTACAAACATTGGAGCAAATGGTCGTTGGAGCTACCAAAAATACAATGATGAATTGGTTTATGGTGATGCGATAATTACATATAATAATACTTTTGGAGATTTTAGCTTAAATGGTGTAGCCGGTACAAGTTATCAGCAATCAACTTATGGTGATGGAGTAAGTGTAGATACAGAAACAAACAGTTTGCTTTACCCAAATGAGTTCTTCTTTCAAAATCTACCAACCAACGTACAAGTACAATCTGTTTATACAAGCAAACTTATTAAAGAAGCTGTATTTTTAAATGCTACTTTAGGATTTAAAGAGGTAGTATACCTCGATTTCTCCGGTAGAAATGATTGGGCTTCTACACTGGCTGGTACTGGTAACGATTCTTATTTCTATCCTGCTGTAGGTTTAACAGGTATTATTAGTGATATGGTTGTTCTACCAGATTTTATCAGTTTTGCTAAAGTTCGTGTGTCTTATTCTGAGGTTGGTAATGAAGTACCTTTCAACAGAATAAACCCACAACATACTATTAACTCTGGTGGTGGTGTTGATAGAAATACTGAAAGACCTTTTACCAACTTAAAACCTGAAATGATCCGCAGTGTTGAATTAGGTACAAACTGGAGATTCTTAAATGGTAGAGTTGGATTTGATTTCACTTATTATAACTTAAATAGCCAAGATCAATTTATTCGCCTACCTGCACCATCAGGATCTGGATATTCTTATTACTATGTAAATGCTGGTGAAGTTGTAAACAAAGGTGTTGAAATTACACTCGAAACAACTCCGTTAACTTCTCAAGATGCAGAGTGGACATCAACCTTTAACTTCTCAAGAAACGTGAATGAAATAGTTGAGTTACACCCTGATCTATCAGACAAAATATATTTAAGTGATTCAGAAGGTTTCCAATCAGTTATAGAGGCAGGTGGTTCTTTTAATGATATTTATGTATATAAATTCCAACGTGACGATCAAGGCCGCATCATCTTAGATTCTAGTACTGGTACTCCATTAAAAACTGCAGAACCAGAATACATTGGCAACTTAAATCCTAAATTTAGCTTAGGTTGGACAAACGGTGTTTCTTACAAAAACTTTGCTCTAAACTTTTTGATCTATGCTAATATTGGAGGTAAAGTAGTTAGCCAAACTGAAGCTATGTTAGATGGATACGGCGTATCTAAAAGATCTGGAGATGCAAGAGATGCTGGTGGTGTTACAATCGATGCAGTACAAGACGATGTTCCTGTAACAACCATTGACCCACGTTCTTACTATACTACAATTGGAGATAGAAATGGTATTAAAGAGCCTTATGTTTACGATAGAACTAATATAAGATTAACTCAGTTCTCTCTATCTTATAATATCAACACTACTTCACTGAACATTCCTGTAAAAGCAGCGTCAATATCATTTGTTGGTCAAAACCTGTTCTTTTTCTACAAAAAAGCTCCATTTGATCCAGAGTTAGCTATGAGTACAAGTACAGACTTCCAATCATTGGATAACTTCAACTTACCTTCTACAAGAACATTCGGTTTTAACCTCAAATTAACTCTTTAA
- a CDS encoding DUF4231 domain-containing protein: MTKTPPKDKPETILENNYALSEADYIKQRLDDQIKWYSKKSSNNKKQFYTVNILVITLSAFIPFLSGLTAIPYSTQITGFLGIVIAVVTGLSSLMKYQENWITYRKTGEQLNHEKYMYATHSEPYHEDDSRFNLLVQRVEEILENEHKEWTSYVNKKSR, translated from the coding sequence ATGACTAAAACACCACCAAAAGATAAACCTGAAACTATATTAGAAAATAATTATGCGCTTTCTGAAGCCGATTATATAAAACAAAGGTTAGACGATCAGATAAAATGGTACAGTAAAAAAAGCTCTAACAACAAGAAGCAGTTCTATACTGTAAATATTCTGGTAATTACCCTTTCTGCCTTTATTCCATTTTTATCGGGTTTAACAGCCATTCCATATAGCACTCAAATTACTGGCTTTTTAGGTATTGTAATCGCAGTGGTTACGGGGCTTTCATCACTCATGAAATACCAAGAGAATTGGATTACTTATCGCAAAACAGGTGAGCAGCTCAACCACGAAAAATACATGTATGCAACACATTCTGAGCCATACCATGAAGACGATTCCAGATTTAATTTACTCGTTCAGCGTGTAGAAGAAATCTTAGAAAATGAGCACAAAGAATGGACGAGTTATGTAAATAAAAAAAGTAGGTAA